Within Vicia villosa cultivar HV-30 ecotype Madison, WI linkage group LG1, Vvil1.0, whole genome shotgun sequence, the genomic segment taaaaaaatatataacaagaAAACCAAACAAATAGAAGGTACACTAAAAGAGCTAAACACCCAGATGAATCTAAAAAAACAACCAAGCAGTTAAAATATTACCCATAGAGTTCAGGCTAGATCTTAGATTGTCATAACCACCATAAACAAAATAAAGGTCACCAAGAGAGAATCAATAAACCATACCACTACCAACCTCTGAAGTTAGTCAGACACTCGATACACTATAGGTTAAGACAGAGGATATGATTATGAAGGTAGTAGGAGAaagtaaatgaaaaaaaatactcTTCTCCTCCACTTCTTCATAATAGTTTGAACACCGCTAAAAATGTCATCATTAAAAAGCCTCCAAATAGACGAGACAATAACATGCCAAATCATAGTAAAATCACCCTTAGACTTATCCCTACCACCTAAAGAGAGGAAAAGTTCAAACAAAAATCTATGACCACAAGGAATAATCACCTATAATCCCAACCACTAGAATATCCAATACTAAAATGACAAAGCTAAGTCACAAGTAATAGAAAAATGGGAAACCGACTCtaaccccccccccccacccCCCCCCACACACAGGACATGAGATCCCATTAGCATCAATAATCAACTCCCTTTTGAACAAGTTCTCCCTAGAAGGGAGTCTATCTTGTAAAAGCTGTCAAGAAAAGACCACCAATTTTGAAGGGCCATAGTTGATCCAAATTAGGGGAGGATTGGGTTCTCAATCAAATAAGAGATAAGAAGATTCATCTGGACATGATAAGTACATGCAATAGAGAAAATACCATCTTTTGTGTATTTCCAACTCCACTTATCTCTATCTTGAgaaagagagggagagagagtagAACCATGACGCACATAAAGAAAATTATCAACTATAAGTAACACGTAAAGAAAGTGAAAAAAGGTTATCCTCTACTAAGGTCCCAAACTAGGTTCTCATTTTTCATCCAGACAATCTCTCTCACCAACTTGATTGGAGAAAATTTGTAAATAGATTAGAAAACTTAATCTTAAGAGGAATAACTCCTATCCAAGGATCTTCCCAAAAAAAGTCTAGAGGCCTGATCCCATTTTCTTAAGAATTTCATTAGCAAACCAATAAGAAGACTTATCCTCTTTAGACTCAAAAGGAGACACATCTTTCCACCAAGAAGAAGTAGACCATAACCTCAAGTTTCTCCCCGGCAATTAGAGAAAACAACTGAGATATCATATCTATCTACAAGGATATCATACCAAAGACCTGGAGCATCTGTAACCAATCTCCATCTCCTTTTCCATTAAGCCAAAATGGCTAAATTAACCAACTGAAGATCTATAACTCCTAACCTCCTTTATATTTGGATTTGTAGACAATATCACACTTGACCTAAGATATCTTAGATTACGCTTTTCCAATTATACTCCTCCGCAAAAGAATCTTCTTTGCATCTTAACAAGTTTCTTTTAAATTGTTACAAACatcttgaaaaacgactcgatgacctatattttataaaatttggaAACTTTCCTTGGTGTGTCTGATGGACAAAGTGTATGTGAATTAAATGTTAgtatatttaattaattctacTAGATATCTTGAATTTCACTTCAATAATTTACCAGGTGCCCCCACGTACGGTAGCCAAACTATACGAATGAGCACACTATGTGGTGCGATGTCGTAACAACAAACTGAACGGTTCATTTTCACTCCCTCACTAGTGACCCAGAacaagaaaaaaacaaacaactACGCCACACCAATCGATCCCATGTCCTAATAACACTCTGAATCTCCAAGTCTTCCATTTTCCATTCTCCTCATCATGGAAGCAGTTTCATATCCCATCCCCTCTCTCAATCTCCACACCCACACCAAAACCACCAAAATTCAATCCCCTAATTTCACTTTCCCTCTTCCTCCATCCCCAATTTCAATCAAACCTCTCTATTCTTCCAAACTCCTCATCCTCCATCACCATAAACTCCGTTGCTCCGCCCAATCCACACACAACCACCACCACCATAATCACAATCACACCGATCACAACCATGACCATAACCACAACCATAACCATAACCATaaccatcaccatcatcatcaccatcataatCATTCACATGACATCGATGACGCTAATCTCACCGGACCTCAAAGAGCGGTTATCACTTTCGCCAAAGCCACCAAATGGATCGACCTAGCAAATATTCTGAGAGAGCATTTGCATCTATGCTGTTTCTCAACCGCTTTATTTGTAGCCGCTGCTATTTGCCCCCACACTTTACCAAAATCACTCATCAAACCCTTCCAAAACTCTCTCATTCTCGTAGCCTTCCCTTTGGTTGGAGTAAGAAACAATCTCTCACTCAATTCAATTcagtttcaatttcaattcagTTACTTACTAATATCTGTGTATCAGGTTTCTGCATCACTTGATGCTTTAATTGAAATAAGTAGTGGAAAAGTGAGCATCCATGTGTTAATGGCAATGGCTGCTTTTGCATCAGTATTCATGGGAAACTCTTTGGAAGGAGGGTTACTACTTGCAATGTTTAATCTTGCACATATAGGTAAGTTTCTGTTATTGTTATTCGGGCGAACACTTTATTAGTTTAATAAATTTGGAGATATGCAATGAGTTTGATTGGCTTAATTTGAATGGTGTTTATATGCAGCTGAAGAGTATTTCACTAGTCGTTCAATGGTTGATGTTAGAGAGTTGAAGGATAATAATCCAGAGTTTGCACTTGTTCTTGATACAAAAGATGATAAACTTCCTAATACATCTGATTTGGCGTACAAGAGGGTTCCCGTGCATGATATAATTGTAGGATCATATGTGCTTGTAGGTGCTGGAGAGGTAAgaagttttgaaattttaattgctTGGGTATAGTTTATTTGCTTCAAATTCTAGAAAGTAAAAACATGATTGCTGGCTTTTTTAAGGCTTTCAAATGGCTAAGCAATATTCTTTTACTGCAATCATTAGCTGGAAATTGTTTCAATTTTTGTTGGCTTGGATATAGTGAACCAGTGGCTTATGTGGTTTGCAACTTTGCTGGTAAAATCAATAATTACAATCCAAAATCTTTTATACAGCAAAATTGTGTCCAAAGATTTTCTCTTAAATTAGAAATATCATTAGAAGAGATTATAATTCAAACACTTTATGGAGATAAGCTTAAAACAACCCAAAACAGGTTCACAAGTGTTTATGTCAGGAGGTTATCTCTCAAATACCAGTCCATACTGGCCATCAATCTTAGGACATTAGGATCTAAATACAAATAGGCATCTATGAAGGATATTCTTTTGGGATATTAATTCTCTGCAACAGCTTTATGACCCAGCCTGCTATAGAGCCATTAGATTAAGAGAGACAATCCATAAAGCCACTGCAGATGatctattttgttctttttgGCATCTTATATAGTTAGATTATATTTATCTTATCACTGGATCTGAAAACATTGAAGACCAAAAATTAGAAATTTATTTCAGAAAGATTGCTTTCAAGTCTTCTCAAAGTTCAGTGTTATTTCAGAGActcaaatgtttttatttttctattgttACTTTAAAAGCATTATTCCATCTCTTTTTTCTCTCCTGAATCTTTTATTGAATATTCTTTTACAATTTCACGCCTTCCCTCTTAAAGAGCAAAAGAAATTAGAATTTCAAGTTTTCTATAGCAGACTATTGAAGTATAATGGGATGGTGTTGTGATTAGTCTGTGCCTGTAGATTGCAAAGTTTTTCAAGGCGGTGCCACCATTACCATTGAGCACTTGACAGGAGAAGTCAAACCTCTGGAGGCCAAAGTTGGAGATAGAGTTCCTGGCGGTGCAAGGAATTTAGATGGGAGAATAATTGTGAAGGTATATCTGAATGTATATTGATGTTTGGCTATTCCAGTCCTTTATGTACTATATTAAATTTCATAGCTATAGCTTTATTTTTACAGTGGAAAAATGTAATAATGTTAGTGGTATGAAGAAGAGGAACCGAAATATTAATGGCGATAATAGTATTTGCGGCTTGTGTCATGTGGTGACTGGTTATGGTGGTAATGGATGATACAGTTGGGAGGAGAAGGTCTAACTGGTGGTGGTGTTAATAGGTGGGAATATAATCAAACAATATCAATGATGTGTCAATGGCTGACTGCATTAAGATGATTAATCTTTGTTACACTTCTGAATCTTagtttttcaatatattttattttaggagGATTACTGTAATGCTTTTGCGTAAACCCTTAGTTCTGAGGTTGATGGTAGTGGTAGGGATGAGTGGACTTGGTGATAGAGTTATTGGTAAGAATGTTTTGACTGGAAATAAATATCTTCATAAcatttttttggttatttattgCCAAGTTTCACATGACATTGGCTGTACctaagtttgaaagttttgttttcattGATGAAGATTGAAAACTAAGGTGATGAGTGAAGTTCTAAATGTGTGTAAGGATAAGTTGCTAGAGACTGTGACACTAGGTTGCCAGTTCTAGATTGTCAGTGATGGTGCTTTCTTGTTCAACATTTCAACATGTTTCTGATAGGTGCTTATCTTGTTTACAGTGCGATTTTGTTGGGAACTTACTGCAAAGTACAAAATTATTTCATCACAGGTAACAAAGACATGGAAGGAATCAACTCTAAGCAGAATTGTGCAGTTGACTGAAGAAGCTCAGTTGAATAAACCTAAACTTCAAAGGTGGCTGGATGAATTTGGTGAACGTTACAGCAAAGTTGTTGTGGTCTTATCAATTGCTATTGCTGTTCTTGGACCACTTGTATTTAAGTGGCCATTCATCAGTACACCAGGTACTTAAATTCTTTTAACCTAGCAGTGTTGTATaatatgatttattaattttgaaaattttaaactaATCATTTATGGGATCATATATGTCAATCAATTCCTTCTGTTAATAATCATTTACCGGAAATGTggaattaaattagaaaaaaatgtaTACCGAGCTTTTTACTGGCAGAGATTTCCCTCTGCTAAGATTGTAATCACAAAGGAAATGcaggagaaaaaaaaagaattacaTAGGAAATTCTGTAGAGTGCAGAATATCTCATTGCTACCCAAAACCTCACCATTTCTCAATTCTTTACCATACCTTTCTAACCATTCTCCCCGACAATATCGTCCCACTTTCTTGTGTCCCTGAATCGCTCTACTTATTCCTCCCCCCATTCATATTGCACCAGCTGTTGAGGCTGTCAACAACCCCTCTTGTCCTTTACTTTGCTCGTCTGCTCTGAGGACTGAGGACAGACCCTGCAATTCTCCCCTTATGCCTCCTTGCATGCATGAATGCATACAGTCGTTTCTGCTCCTTCAGGACATTTGGGCATAGCTCTTGTTTCTTCATCCTTGTACTTGGGCAAGGGTTGTTTACGTATGGAGTTCATTAATAATATACTAAAGTCATTATCACTTCCAGTCTTTCATTACCTCCCAGCTGAACTCTGGATTACCACAATTTTTTTCCGGGGAAACTGGAGGGTTAAGACCACGCACAGAAAGTCACTATCACCAACTTTATAAAGTGCTCACTGCCTCTGTCGTATATCTATATATGACTTAAACATTCATATTCCTGCTTATTTAGTCTCCGTTGGTGCAGCTTGCAGAGGTTCAATTTACAGAGCTTTAGGGCTCATGGTTGCAGCATCACCATGTGCCTTGGCTGTGGCTCCGCTGGCATATGCCATAGCAATCAGCTCCTGTGCAAAAAAGGTATTAGTTACCTACTCGGGAGTATCTAAATACACACTAactgaatatatttacatttttaacATTATATACTAATTGtctcttcaaatatttttgtGGCCCTTTAGCTAGAAGGAAGTGGTATCCTAGTGTTTCAGTTTTGAAGTATTTTCCCCATAAATACAATTGTGTTCTTCATTTTGTATTCCGCATTATATTTTCAACAATCATAATCCTGCATCTTTTTAAAGTCCTGCTTATATTTAATGGACGCTTCATGGTTTGTTTGAGGAAAGGAAATGAAGAGGAAATAAACAGAACTTGCTCAAAAAGTTTCCCCTTCAAATGTAGGAAGAGAAAAGATAGGGAGGAAGAAAAATATTGCTTTGGGCAAATTCGCCCACACAATCTGCACAAgagtttatttttattgaaaaaataattaataatcctGACAAGATAATCGGCTATTCTTGATCATTTAGTTATATTTGGAGAAAAGACAAAAAATTATGCATTTGTATCTGTGGGGAAGAAACATCAATTAACATGAATAGATTCGTTCTTTTCTCTTACCAGCATCCAAGcatatattttcttcttctttttctctttccattttattttcctttcattTCCATTGCCTCGTTTTCTTTCTGCATCCAAACAAAGTATAAGTAACAGTTTTAACCAAGTGTAAATTTGGAAATTGATCAGGTTTGTGAATGAAGAAAAACCAAGTCATACTATAGATACTAGTATTACAGTATTACACATGCTTGATGCTTCGAATGGGAAAACCAGAATCATCATAAATATGGTGAAACTAATTTTTTACTGATTTACTAAAGATTCCTGATTGGTTCAATCAATAAGCTGAACTGAAGGCTATGATttgattatctttttttttttttacttcattCAAGTCTTTCTGAACTTTGTGTTTGTTGGTCTAAAGTGAAGTAGAATTATAttcaaaattttccaattttttagCATGAATATACCTTTATTTATGGGTGTGACAGTTACCTCAGTTTGCAGGGCATATTACTCAAAGGTGGACATGTTCTGGACGCGCTAGCTTCATGCCATACCATTGCATTTGATAAAACAGGGACATTAACTACTGGTGGACTTATATTCAAGGCAGTTGAGCCCATTTATGGTCATCAAATTAGAAGAAAGGAATCGAACATTTCTTCCTGCTGCATTCCCACCTGTGAAAAGGAAGCTCTTGCTGTTGCTGCAGCTATGGAAAAGGGCACTACTCACCCCATTGGAAGGTATCATTTTGAACAGAATATTTTTGTTGCCTTTGAACCCGCGTTGAACAAGTAACAACTGCAGTTGTCATTGGTTCTTTGCATCATTCATTTATTTCTTGAAGAAGAGTAGAAGtgtatttattttctttcatttgtgTGTTTCTCAATTTGGTTTTGGACTATATTGGGTTAACAATTCATTGTGAGAGTGGCTTGCAAGTATATATATTATGAACTATTCAGTTCAGTCTTGAATGTTCAGTTATGCCATTTCAAATGTATAAATATAGCATGATCTGGAACATAATGATCTCTTCTCAGTctttacagttttttttttttctgttaaaTGATTTGCAGGGCTGTTGTTGACCATAGTGAAGGGAAAGACCTCCCTTCTGTTTgtgttgaaaattttgaatactttCCTGGTAGAGGCCTTACTGCCACTGTTAACAGCATTGAGGTTGGTACCTGGCTATTGCATGCATTGCTCAACCCGTTACTCAAAAATTCATTTTGCTCGACAAATCCGAGCATTATAGTAGGACTACCATGCATTGTCAGTATCTCTAGCTGCTACTATTGCATATATTTCGTTTATGGTGTGTTTGCAAGTTGGTTTTTAGAGGATTTTGGAGGGTCAAGTTTATATTTTGAAAGATATTTGATATTcagaaaaagtaaaagaacaaCATGATATTATATGCTCAGATAtcattatctttcaaaaaataattaaatatcaaatatatatatattaaaatatagacTTAGCCATCCAAAGTTTCCACCCCTACAAAATCCAACTCGCTAACACACTCTTGAGATTCCCATTTTTTCATTGTACGCTTTTAAAAACGTGTCATCGTTATTTTgcattgttttgttttctttatataCTTAAACAAATGCCAGTGCTACCTATATATGTTATGATGGGGCCTGTGAAGTATTCAGCAGTAAGCTTGACTTATATTGTATGCATATTTTATTATCATATAGTTTATTTGGGAATTACAAATAAAATGACTCAAATtggtttttattttgttatagtCAGCAACTGGAGGTGCTAATCTATTGAAAGCATCCCTTGGGTCTATAGATTTCATCACTTCATTTTGTCAATCTGAAGATGAATCAAAAAAGATCAAGGAAGCTATTAATTCATCTCCTTATGGCAGTGAATTTGTTCATGCTGccctttcaattaataaaaaggtAGTGTACTGTTAGATACTCTTTGGTTTTGTTTGGGAGTTTAGGAGGAAGGGGAAGGGAAGAATTTGAGAAAATGAAAGGCTGAAGTGGAAAGAATTGAGGGTTTTGGGAAGGGAGGGTTTTGAGGGCCATAatatgggggaactcaaaaattgtattggagAAGGATTTGGAGGGTTTTGGAAAGCTTTGATAAATTATCCAAATTCAATTTATGCTGTTATGattatcaaaatatttaaaatatattaatcacaAGCAAAGCAATGTTTTTCAATTTACTTTGGTCCTTTTTCTCCTCCTCTTCCCAAACAAAACACATTAAATCTCACTAAACATGATTTGCTaccatttttttgttgttgttaattaaCAGTTTCCGCATAGACCTTACTGGACTAACCACTTGATGCAGGTCACTTTGATTCACCTGGAGGATAGGCCTCGTCCAGGGGTTTTTGATGTTATTCAAGAATTGCAAGATGAAGCAAAGCTCCGCGTGATGATGTTAACTGGTGATCATGAATATAGCGCAAGGAGAGTTGCAAGTGCTGTGGGTATCAATGAGTTTCACTGCAACCTAAAGCCTGAAGATAAGCTGAGCCATGTAAAGGATATCTCAAGAGAAATGGGTGAGTTCCTTGATATaaattaaaggtttttgaaagcCTGGAGTATTTAATTTACATTAACTTACCCGGACTATAGGTTTTTGAAAATCTCATATTTCATTACTTGTAATAAATACACTATTCGTAGTGACACACTATTGGTTCGTTTCAGTATAGGTTTCATGCAGTGATGCGTACTCACTCCTCCAAAATAGAATTTAGATTGTTCTTCTAACTTGGTTGGCTATGTTGTCTTATTTTTGCGATGAGACTGTTTTCTTAACCAGGCTCCTAAATAATAATGTCTAAATTGAATTATGTCTTTGATAGAAACTTGTATCTATGGTGAATGaattaaagaaaagaaaacagaAATATAGAACAATTCTCTGCAGAGTTTGTCTAGAACAGcagtttatattattaataaagaatTAATACAGTAGTGCATTAGAGAATGTTTAGAGAGACAATGATAGAATAGATATAAAGCAATTCCTATCCAAGGAATTCGAGagtcttggtctctccctcccaaACCATTCAAAAACCACCCATGATCAGTTTCTCCTATCTTTTCCCTATTTATtcctaaaattaaataatatcagtCATAATAACTTCTCATAAGGGGGAGGCTTAGTCTCTCCCTGCCATTAGAAGAAATCTAACAGTATTTATACAGTTTTGTGCTTGATGCTGTTGTTTTTACTTCTGTGACAGGGGGAGGCTTAATTATGGTTGGTGAAGGCATTAATGATGCCCCAGCACTTGCTGCTGCAACTGTTGGGATTGTGCTTGCTCATCGTGCTAGTGCAACTGCTATAGCTGTTGCAGATGTGCTGTTGCTTCGAGAAAATATTTCTGCAGTACCATTTTGTATTGCCAAATCCCGCCAAACAACTTCACTGGTACAGTAATATCATTTGTTAGGATACATAATTTCTTCACCAATTAGTTGTTGTTTCCTCACATGTCATTGAAcatgcagattaagcaaaacgtGGCTCTGGCATTGTCTAGCATATTTGTGGCTTCCCTTCCGTCAGTTTTGGGATTTCTGCCATTGTGGATAACGGTATGAAATTCTATCTGATTTAATGCTCAATCCTGTTGCAATTTGTCAGGCATGTTTTATTGACCTTGTAAACAGAATGAATGTGATATGCTGCAAAACATTTGTTTTCTTTAGAAATTATGGCACCATGTAAGTGAATGGTAAGACACGTTTTCTGGTGATCAttttagaaattgattcaagGTTGTCTTTTCCCCCTCTCCTTTTTTCTATTTTCACTCCAAATGAAATTTGAAGATTTTTACATGCCAATTTTCCATAACACGGTAGAAAAATATACAAATTATTTAACTTCTGCCCCTAGTTAAGTATTTTTTTCTTTAGCTTCCTCAATAAAAATCATCAACCTCTGGCTGGTTGCTTCTGTAGGCCTTCTAATTAATATTTAACATGCATGCAGGTTCTCTTACATGAAGGTGGAACCCTGCTTGTTTGTCTAAATTCCATACGTGCTTTAAATGAACCATCCTGGTCCTGGAAGCATGATATTTTACAGCTGATTGGCGAGGTTAAATCTAGACTACTGTCGGCTTAGGACAAATATAACAGGCTCAAGCAGTATTACAACTGCAAATTTGTGATATAGTGTTGTTTGAAAGTAGAAAAAATAGTGTATTGCTGTTGCAATTAATATTGTTTATCGAGAAGAAAATGTCAATACCCCTGTATAGACTCCAGTCTTCTTTTCCTGATGTATAATAGCATGGTATATCTGTAGGCATCTTTTTAGTTCCAAAGAATTGAAGTTTGCCTATTAGTTTAGGCTTGCTTCCCCTTATTTAACCCCTATTTTGCCTTTGAAATGGGATAATGATCGGGGGCCATATATTTTAATATCTATTGTTCACCATTgagtaaaatatttaatttttattttaaatattcaattaataaataaCTTAATTATAGAGTGAATCATTTTTTCTTTATCCATATATTTTCATCCATTCCATGTAGCCATTGGTACATTACAGGTACGGGGCAAAACGAGTTCGGTCCATGCAATTTTTTACTGTGTGGGGCTAAGATTTTAGGTTTGTTACTTTCAATAAATCTGCCttgttctgttttttttttctaaactttTGTGAATATGGACATTTACataaaattttacttttttaGACTTAAAAGGTGCAAATTCCGTGGATATTTTCCGCCCACCCTCATTTTTTTGGAAGGCAAACCAAAGTTTTAAGCCTGCGTCCTTAATTATGCCTGTCTCACCCCTCCTCTCTTCCgttcttttttggatttttgcaGATGGACATGCTTGTTTGTCAACCCTAATTACAAGGAAAGCACATAGCTATTCATATAAGAAGTAAAGGTATTAATGGAACTTATTCATAAAGAAATTTCTCTTCTCACTTTCTTCGTTCAATTATGGAACTCATTCATAAAGAAACTTCTCTTCTCACTTTCATCGCTCAATTGGAGAGAAAAAAGAAAGTGGTAGGGTTCACCATTATTTAATCTCGCTTCCCTATTTCATTGATGTcccaaacagaaaaaaaaaaaaaaaaggagtatatctctttaaaatttgaaatatattttcagACGTATTAAAATGTACACACCTCAGAATTTTGTGAAAGAGTCATCATCAATTTGCTAAAAAATTGTTTGAAAGTATATTTCTagactattttttattttggacTAAATTTAGAAGTTTACTTCCGACAAAGAGGATGGATGCAAAAGGCAAGTAGAGAGTTTGTTGGCTGAAATGTTTGTTGGAAGACCAATTATGCCTTAAATGTTTATTGGAAGACCAATTTGTCTTTGTTTATTGCTTTTCATTATATAAGTGCAAAAGGTTTGAAAAGAGGGCAACTATCTTAAAGAAGTGCAAGCAATTTTAGCACATCAATGAACCAAAGTGTACTTCTGGAAGTATACATACTTTCAGATTTAGTATGAAAATTTACTTTCAGATTATTAtccctttttttttcttaaatggaATGATGACTCACTTACAAATTGTTATGGTGTATTTTGAAAGCGTAGGCTTTTGAAAAGATACTCGTGAATTTTTTAAATAGATAACTCTTCGCCATTGAAAATAGGGTCTTGGCGTCTTGATAACGAGTGTCCTCAGAGCATtctttaagcatactaaataaaaaaaaaaaaattttataaaagttatgatttcaatttccaatgcatTTTCAATGTATTGATTacacacatttttaaaaaaacttgccactttaatcatttaaaaagtgCCCCAAAGACACTGCTTAGCATTTCTCTTTAAAATAATACactctaaaaaaaaaatactctttCCATTGGATCCAAATTCTTCATTAGTAGTATTTTTATCATAATACTcttaaattttaatgttttgaCGAATAATACCAAATTTaatattgcatttttttaaaaatcggtGTAAAATCTAAGTTTTATAttggattttaaaaaaattaataaaaaaactttgatactattacaatttttttcttaaattggtATAAAAGCATTTTTTATATTGGATTTTTTATAcatgatttataaaaaaattagataatatTAACTTCGTTTTTTATTGGCATAtactatcatttttttaaaaaaaaaaaatctaaaaatttacATAGTTTTATCGGATTTTTTGTatcttaataattttttaaaaaaaaataaaattaaaaaattaacattATTTTACAGAATTTTTTTATTGACATACCAGATTTTTTGCGAGAAAAAAATT encodes:
- the LOC131639159 gene encoding probable cadmium/zinc-transporting ATPase HMA1, chloroplastic, with translation MEAVSYPIPSLNLHTHTKTTKIQSPNFTFPLPPSPISIKPLYSSKLLILHHHKLRCSAQSTHNHHHHNHNHTDHNHDHNHNHNHNHNHHHHHHHHNHSHDIDDANLTGPQRAVITFAKATKWIDLANILREHLHLCCFSTALFVAAAICPHTLPKSLIKPFQNSLILVAFPLVGVSASLDALIEISSGKVSIHVLMAMAAFASVFMGNSLEGGLLLAMFNLAHIAEEYFTSRSMVDVRELKDNNPEFALVLDTKDDKLPNTSDLAYKRVPVHDIIVGSYVLVGAGESVPVDCKVFQGGATITIEHLTGEVKPLEAKVGDRVPGGARNLDGRIIVKVTKTWKESTLSRIVQLTEEAQLNKPKLQRWLDEFGERYSKVVVVLSIAIAVLGPLVFKWPFISTPACRGSIYRALGLMVAASPCALAVAPLAYAIAISSCAKKGILLKGGHVLDALASCHTIAFDKTGTLTTGGLIFKAVEPIYGHQIRRKESNISSCCIPTCEKEALAVAAAMEKGTTHPIGRAVVDHSEGKDLPSVCVENFEYFPGRGLTATVNSIESATGGANLLKASLGSIDFITSFCQSEDESKKIKEAINSSPYGSEFVHAALSINKKVTLIHLEDRPRPGVFDVIQELQDEAKLRVMMLTGDHEYSARRVASAVGINEFHCNLKPEDKLSHVKDISREMGGGLIMVGEGINDAPALAAATVGIVLAHRASATAIAVADVLLLRENISAVPFCIAKSRQTTSLIKQNVALALSSIFVASLPSVLGFLPLWITVLLHEGGTLLVCLNSIRALNEPSWSWKHDILQLIGEVKSRLLSA